The Archocentrus centrarchus isolate MPI-CPG fArcCen1 chromosome 13, fArcCen1, whole genome shotgun sequence genomic interval TCAACCCTGAAGCCATAGCTGCCAGATAAAATGCAGCCATAATTAGTCATAATATCTGTCATAATATCTCCGGTAAAATAAACCCATTGTCACTGAAAtctaataaaactgatttttttttttttttctttttcaggtgaAGGAGGTGGTGTTGAAAAGTGGTGCAGTCCTGGAAGCTGATGTTGTGATTGCTGGAATTGGTAGTTACTATTGTACTTCAGGGTGTTTTTAATGtacacaaactgaaatgcaaatcaagtttgggagtgtttgagtgtgtggtcATTTGTATATGTGGgcagttgctgtttgtttgccAACACTGTGTTGAGTGATGATTGTTTTAAGTCAATCAGAAATTTCCTGTACTGTTCCACTAATATCATAGTCAAATATGCTTTTCAGGTGTAATCCCCAATTCAGACTTATTGGCAGGAAGCGGGGTGGAAGTGGATTCAAGGAAAGCTGTGATTGTTGACAAGGTAAAACAGTCAATAGAGGGCATGGATAAACTCTGACATTGATATGGCTGATGAAGCACAAAACATGGCTTTGCAGCTGAGATGGTGGATACAGTAGATTTaaactgcttattttttttttttatatagaatTTATATATTTGTGGTCAAACATAATTACTTAGAGGACCACAATAGAGGAAGGAGAGGTGTCTAAGTTCCTTTAAGTTTTCCTGTAAGCCATCTTCAATATCAGGACCTCCTTCCCCTATGTGGAGAGCAGCCATCATCCGTGCACAATTTTTACATTATCTGAATTCATTAACTATGTTCTGACTGCTAACCCTCAGAGAGGTAGCAAAAACTTCATGAATGGCCAGTCaggttcatttttaaaaagaataaatgctCCGACAatctcagcaacaccaaaaggcctgaaggGCCatagaagacaactaaagtgggCGATCATAGTATTATATTCTTGGTTAATTACAACGGATTCACAGCATCTCACCAAGTTAGCAACACTCTCGGGGAGGTAGGATTGTCATTGTCAAAGTTAACAATCAAGCGATGCCTGTTGAGATTCTTTCTGTAGCCTTTTTCGTCTATTCAAACAGTTCATGAGGACCAACATACCAGATGTTTTTGCTGCTGGAGATGTTACCTCCTTCCCTCTGACCATTCGAGGCGATCAGATGGTCAACATTGCTCACTGGCAAATGTCACAGGCTCACGGTAAGAGGCTGAAGAATATGCTTTTTCAGTCGGTCAAGAACACATTATGGGTGAAGACACCTTTAACACCTAGTTAAACATTGTCACTGTCTTTTGTACCAGGAAAAGTGGCAGCACTAAACATGCTGAAGAAATCGACAAAAATAGAGTCTGTTCCTTTCTTCTGGACTGTTTTGCTTGGGAAGAGTTTCCGATACACTGGTGGCGTATCCACTGATAAATGTCACGGTTAAATTCTAAATATTTTTAGCCCAGGCTGCATTAAATCCATGTTCCtcctttcatttcctctttctAGGCTATGGGGAAGGCTACACAGAAATTATATTCAAAGGCAAAGTAGAAGAGAGGAAATTTCTGGCTTTCTATATAAAGTGAGTGCAGAGTAAGCCCTGATGCACCTGAACATAAACTCCTGCTAGGTGTGTAAAATTTCTGTcattgcccttttttttttttgcagggatGATGTGGTGGTAGCTGCAGCCAGCCTGATGTTCGATCCTGCTGTTTCTCATATTGCAGAACTGATGGCTAATGGCCAAATCTTAACAAAAGCACAGGCTCAGTGAGTGATATCCTGCATTTATACAAATTGgactatataaaatatattggtTAGGTCATCTTATTGTTTATTACTGATGGTTTGATAGAGAACACATATCCATGATTAACTAACctgtattaatattttttatgctttattaaTGCTGATTGGCTTTTTAAGTGTGCCATGACAGCAACAGCATAAGTCactgggaacaaaaaaaaaaaatggaacagaaaaagcacagacagtgggTGAGTTGGTAAACTTGTACTGTAGCTTTTTTTCTGTGGTTTGGTTccttttcacacagagaaaactcaacaaacCAAAACGCTTCGCTACAAACCACGTGAGAGCGTTCTGTCCACTTATTGGACAGATGTGTCTGGGTTGAGATAACACAAGTAAATACAGGAAGGGGGTGTTGAGTTCTGGAGTAGTGCATAAAATGGATAATTTAGTCCTAACATATATTTATCTGGGCAATATTTCAGCCAAAACTGTGCTCTGGATGTCTGTTGCATACATGGATATAGGAAGGAAACTTGCAGTGTACACCTTGTATTTGGGAGAACTGATGTTGGATCTTATTCTCATCATAAATTAACCCCTTTGGACTTAATTTGGAACCAGACTGAGACAATCTACTCCACAGGGTCTCGGTGTGGTTGTCTTGATCCACGCATTGATTACCTTGTTAAAATCCGCACAAACCAGCTACACCAATGAACAAGAGACAATTTAAACAGGCTAAACAGTGCAGGTGTGAAaccccatttatttattttttaactgaaacagcACAAGAGAGAAGCAGATCTGAGAAACCACAAACACTGCATGCTTATAAAATAGCCACACTAGTTACTTAAAGTGTATCCTTCTTTATTACctagataataaaagcaacaTTACCACCAAtaggttatgttttcagtagCTTTTATCTGTCTGTCCCAGAAAATCTGGGGTGTGCGAGGTATGTGCTCTGCTGAGTTCCCTTCTAGCTGTCAATAAATGGGACAATTTTGTCCCGTTTAGAGTAAAATAAACTGCATGCCATAATAGGCATGACCTAATACTAGTGATTTAACCCCATAAAGTCATCAGATCATAAATCAAGTGAGAATAGACTTGTGTATGATCTCTTTTTGGAACGACAtgcactgccccctgctggtcattagaatGTATGCAGCTTGAAAACACTGTcccttttcagacctggaagttACAGCCTTTATTATCTTTCATTTAACATGCGTCATGGTGAAGTCCTGTTGtagttctgttttgcttttcactAAATTCTCAGAGGAACATCTGGTTCTCGAGCTGCTAAATGCTTCATTATGTTTGCAGGAAGTGCGTAGTGTATTATTGGAGTTTTTATGCTGTAGCAACCTGCAATCCAAATTGGTAACGAATATTGTTTTATAGCAGCTTTAAATATTACTGTatactaccaaaaaaaaaaatagacagatTGAAAACTGTTGCAGTTGGTTCATGTTCTAAAAATCATAACCCACATCACTAAGTCATAACCTGGATACTGTTCATTAATGTTggttttctcctctccttttctgTTCAGAGCTGAAGACCTGAGCTGGCTCCAGATGTAACCAGGATTAACACCTCTCAGCGAGTGTCACCTCTTGCcttgtttttctctcctttgtGACATGATGCCAGTTTGCTCCACTTCCTGCCTCAGGCTGCCTGGAAACCAATCAGCCTCTCTTATCTCTCTTTATTCGAAAGCACTGTTACTATAGTAGCAATTCAATAAAGCTTTATTGAATTAGCTTTTTCTGAACACTGATCTCTCTGTAATGAGCatatctgagttttttttttttgtttttttttttattaaatgttttcctgctgctgtaCTAAAAGTGTGATGCCCTAAGTGGGTATAGTATGGAGTTAAGGTTAGCTATGGAACATTAAACATACACTCAGTGGACACTttattattaggtacaccttgcttgtACCTGATtgacctccttttgccttcagaaatgccctaattcttcatggcacagatttaacaaattgctggaaacattcctcagagattttgacccatattaacatgaaagcatcacacagttgctgcagatttgtcagctgcagatCCATGATCTAAATCTCCTggtccaccacatcccaaaggtgctcaatcaaattgagatctggtgactgtggaagtactgaaactgaatatttgatttagtgagcagttgaacaggtgtgcctaaCAATGTGACCACTGATTGCTTAAATGCTTTTATGAGCTGGAAATGTTAAGACTCCATAAACTCTGTAATgcaagaagttaaaaaaaacatgtttttttttacacttctgCTTCATGCACAATGTAATGCCTTAATACCTTATATAACAGATTTGTGGCTTATTTAATCTTTGATATACTGCACAATTCTGTATTTAATGTTGTCTTCAGTGTCTGGTTCTGACATTTAAAATGGGGAATAAACTGTTTTGAATCTTTAAACATCTTTTAGTTAAAATAATCCAGCTCCTTTGTGGTAATAAAGGTATTAAACATGTGTTAGACTTTTCTGTTTGGCGTTTCACAATCAAATAAGCTCAAAATTTGAGGTATCAAATTTTGTTCCAGAGAAAATTTTATTTACCTGTATTTtgtaaaaaattatattttaaatgtctgaACATAAAATACAGAGACACGGCATTGGCCATGATCATGTCAGAGTATCTGAAAGTCCACATCTCTAGAGGTTCACAAGGTCTAACAAGTAAAAAAATTATggcttttttgttatttaaatcTACAAATCAAAAACTTGATCTCTAAAATAACTTTGACATTTTATGTTAAATTTTCAAATCAGTTTCTCATAGATGCAGACCCCCCTCTTCATTTAGGATCCAGTTTGTCAGCCAGCAGAAATGGGTTGAGGTGGCACAGCTAACAAGATAAAACATTGTTAATGTAACTTACAGCGCAGTAACTGAGATTAAAAGCATTTTAGCCACAGTAAACTCTATTGGTTACCTCTGGCGTTGTCTCAGAGTTGGACTCCTGTTTATCCAACATCTGGATTTTAAAGTCTGAGGAGAAACGGGAACTCTGGAGGACTGCTGCCATCTCTCCATTTACCTGCACTGCCACATCTTTCTGTATAAGATAAAAACAATTTCCTATGATATGCATGCCTTTCTCTGAAATTAAAAACTATCATACCTTACTGATTTGTTCCCTTTGTTATTAGAATTAGAAGCAGGTTAATAAATGTCTTTGTGCACATGCTGATAAAAGCAAGGGTGCCTTTTATACCTGGAAACAATGGGAGGAATCAAAGTCCAGCTGATCTGGGAAATCTGCCACTGTTCCTTTATAGGCCACAATAGCATTCGATGTCACTGGACTTTTGGGCAGCTTGAAGAGCCTGTAAGTGCCTGAAACATAGCTGATGTCGCCTGAAAAAGGAAGAGCTCACTCAGTTGTGAAATCAAGATGAATGCTGTTTAAAAAGTTGCCACTTGTTACCTGCTTTTGCTTTGAGATCACTGTTGTAGACCACAATGTGGCTTGCTGAGACGAGGTGTGGAGAGCTGAAACCCACGCTGTGGGCCAACGAGATGAGATCGGGCCAAAACAGAGAGCCACCCATTCCCTCACCTAGGTCACAAAAGACAAGGGTTTAAAAGTTATTAGGAGGAGCAGAGATGGTTGGCTTTTAATTGACTGGATTTAGAAGCAGCATTTGTTTTACCCCACAGGACTGCATCTTGCTTCATGTGGTCGGGGATGACCTTGCTGGCAAACATGTCACTGAAGTAAAGCTCACCTCCCTCCTGTATGAAATAAGTGGGTGAACAGAACCATGACTATTAGATTcctatatttctttttttgtcagcatttaacacttttttgtgtTAAGTTTGTTAAATTTAAGTCTTCAAGCTAACCTTTAAGACACTGTAGGCTTGCTGCAGTACTGCTCTTTTATCAGCACACAAACAGATCACACAGTTGGATCTGAATAGAttacagagaaaggaaaaaaaaaagttttatcaacctatgaaagcttttttttttttaagttgacaGTTTGTGCAACTACAGTTTAAACCTACATCACAACATCCATTGAGTCACTCTGAATGCCAGCTTCTTCGAGGTTCTCCATGTAGCCCTGGACAAACGTGACATTTGGCTCCTTATAGCCAAACTTCTCTTGATGATACTGAACATATTGACAAGCTGCTGTGATCTAAAGCAATATGAGATAATTAGAAAGGGGCAGACATCAAAATGCCATCTGTACAGATGTCTGTAATTACCAGGTCCTCTGTCATATCGATCCCAGTCACATGTCCGTTCGGTCCAACAAGTTTACTGAAGGCATAACAGTCTCTGCCGGAGCCGCTGCCGAGGTCCAGAACTCTGCAGCCTTCGAGCTTTGCTGGAAATGGAAGCCCACAACCAAAGAACCTGAAGAAAGGTTTTGTTAATAACAGTGCTTATTACAGGAGAGCCTATAGCATTTAACTCGTGTTTTTCTGCTTAGTGTATAAGAATCCTGTAGTCTCTAATCAGACTGTACAGAATGATCCCATAAGTGAGAATATGAATAATCTGATTGGCAAGTGGGTCATTCCATTTCAACTGACTAAATACTTCCAGGCTGACCATCTCTGATttccctgaagaaaaaaaacaaacaaacaaacaaaaaaaccaacaggGTTATAATACAATTTTTAATAGGCAAACTACAAAATGTTATCTCCCTACTGTTATTAGTTTGCTCATGAAAAGAGTTTTGTGATGAAGTTATGGGCATTTCCAAGCCTTTTCTGAGCAGCGTTTTCTGTGGAGCCATTTTCAAATAGCTATATCTAGAGAACTTATTCTATGGTCTCCACATTTTTCAGCACCCTATCTTTGAAACTGCAGGTCATAATGTCAGATTTTCAAGGAAATTCCAGCTGTCATAATTTGATGTTGAACTTTGGGTATTCTCTATCAATAAGTCATACTAGCAGCTATTTGTCCTAAATAGTTCTCTAGATATAGCTATTTGCTTCacagaaaaatagaaaacactgctcagaaaaggCTTGAAAATGCCCCCGACCGCATcgcatatatatatttttatgagCAAAATAAGAACAGTATCAAGTTTTTATATTAAGAAGTGCATCATgaccctgcattttttttttcagggaaatTAGAAATGTCAGACTGGGAATTTTTCTTATCAAGTCACTTTACAAGTGATTCTTTACTAATATcgcaaatataaacacacatgctGTGAGTGAagcatgcaagaaaaaaataacaccttTCATTTAATGCTTATTATTCCAAAGCGAGACATGCATTTCACCTTTTGGTCACCTCGGGGTGAACCTGACTCAGAGCATCTGTGACACTTCTTGGAACAGGTCTGCAGGAGGATCCGCAGGAGGCGGCGCCTGTTTGCAGATCACCTGAGGACCCTAGTTGCTTCCCATAGTATTTCTGCAAAGCCAAATATTAGacagcttggaaaaaaaaaaaaaaatcacatcctcACTACCTCACCCATATGCGAaggtttagtttgtttgttttctcggTTACTATaatgaagaaagagagaaaaagctcCTGAATAATGTTTAATTCGAGACAAACCTTAACAATGAGGGGGTCAATATCAGTATAAAGTACCTTTTGGTGTCCTCATCAGAATCAATAAATTATtgttaacatgtttcaaaataatgaaaattgtaGGTATTAATATAAATGTggatacactgacacacacatcagtacaaGAATAAGtttcttaaaatgaatttcactaATTTTATACCATTTTCTTTGGTTGGATGTATCTGTTTTTGTGATGTCCCACACGCTGGTCTGCTCCTTTCAAGCAGTGTAATAAGGTATTAAATGGCACAgaatgaaaatactttttaaattttcttattactcttactaaattcttgggtaaaacaaaccattttgattttttttgtctccatttttattattttatttaacattttgtgcacGTCCCTAAAACTACTGTCCACCCTGTCGTCATGGAGTAATTGCCCCTTTAAGAAACCAACTAATGAAATCAGTAACATCAACACCCTGAATCTGTCTTTATTCAATGGAGGTTGAAACAGCTGCGACAGCTACAGTGAGCAGTTACACTTATATTTCCTAATTTTCATGTCATTATGTTGGTAGTTAGGTGTGGTCAACCTTaacatgtccaccctgtcagaggaaaagctgattaatagaaaaggttttcagaaagtttaaatatattttgaaaacatcATGTGGTCTCCTTCAATAACCAATAACTTTGGTAGCTGATGGGCCACCATGTGCTTCTTAGATATTAAATTAATCCAAAAATGTCCACCCTGTCGCCAAACCCTGCATGACAGGGTGGACTCTGTATTGTATAGTTGggattttctttgattttttacatattttgatgagaTGGTGATCATTTAACCCTTTAAGAgttctttgggggggggggggggggggggggggggggggggggggggggcatagggcgagaggcagggtacaccctgtacaggtcgccagcctgtcgcagggctaacacagagagacagacaaccattcacacctatggtctctggagcttgaaaaaaggtgactgg includes:
- the LOC115790078 gene encoding arsenite methyltransferase-like, producing MANSEDVRENVKKYYGKQLGSSGDLQTGAASCGSSCRPVPRSVTDALSQVHPEVTKRFFGCGLPFPAKLEGCRVLDLGSGSGRDCYAFSKLVGPNGHVTGIDMTEDLITAACQYVQYHQEKFGYKEPNVTFVQGYMENLEEAGIQSDSMDVVISNCVICLCADKRAVLQQAYSVLKEGGELYFSDMFASKVIPDHMKQDAVLWGEGMGGSLFWPDLISLAHSVGFSSPHLVSASHIVVYNSDLKAKAGDISYVSGTYRLFKLPKSPVTSNAIVAYKGTVADFPDQLDFDSSHCFQKDVAVQVNGEMAAVLQSSRFSSDFKIQMLDKQESNSETTPELCHLNPFLLADKLDPK